In one Streptomyces sp. NBC_01288 genomic region, the following are encoded:
- a CDS encoding S8 family peptidase → MKRACAATVAASAAVALAAGMTSPASAKPEQRATGAAQLGAAQARLKGDHRITLITGDRVTVDAKGRVAGLEPAKGREHIPVQVRKLDGHTLVIPVDADRLIASGKLDQRLFDVTELNKSAERASQKAGLKVIVGYQGAATATKADVRDAGRLRQSLKTLNADAVQTPRQDTAELWKAVTNGDQSAAGIAHVWLDGVRKASLDKSVPQIGAPKAWAAGYTGKGVKIAVLDTGVDADHPDLKTQVIESKNFSTAADANDHFGHGTHVASIAAGTGAKSNGKYKGVAPDAKILNGKVLDDTGSGDDSGILAGMEWAAQQGADIVNLSLGGQDTPGIDPLEAEVNKLSTEKGILFAIAAGNEGPQSIGSPGSADAAITVGAVDGNDKLADFSSTGPRVGDGAIKPDVTAPGVDITAAAAPGSVIDKEVGENPPGYLTISGTSMATPHVAGAAAILKQEHPTWGYAELKGALTGSAKGGNYTPFQQGSGRIAVDKAIKQSVIADPVSESFGVQQWPHTDDTPVTKQVTYRNLGTTAVTLKLAVAATNPKGQTAPSGFFKLAKTSVTVPAGGTASVGLTVNTKLGGTLDGAYSAYVTATGGGQSVRTAAAVVREVQSYDLTLKFINRDGSPAKYYTATVAGLSGLGAGGYFSPYDESGTVKVRVPKGGYVLDTGIFVDPEDFTKGADWIAQPKLDIAKNTSVTIDARTAKPVDITVPDTGAKSAFASPGYTLMTADSGASFGWFLDTYANFRSAHLGPQITDGSLSEQWDAHFTKGTDEQYDTTTGGKVKQLATGFTKHYKATELATVKARMGAAASGKTGLLLAFGYLPDVFSSSATTTAQPLPGTRVLHVSTTGGVQWELDFEQDGARGPDGFPVSESSYVSNDLETFKAGRTYTRTFNTAVFGPHLDDVYGVYRDGNEISGIVPLFADSAQHAGSSLFTSVNTTLYRNGTKVGSNQDPLLGQEVFKVPAANASYKLTTSVIRSVKVAAASTRIDASWTFSSKKPSGADVAQLPVSTARFNATTGLDSRVAAGKKATIPVTVEGAAAGRNLKSLGVWVSYDYGQTWKKVNVVNGKITVTNPAKGKAISFHAKIADKKGNKSTISIYNAYYGK, encoded by the coding sequence GTGAAGAGAGCGTGCGCGGCCACCGTCGCCGCGTCCGCCGCCGTAGCCCTCGCCGCCGGAATGACCAGCCCGGCGTCGGCGAAGCCCGAACAGCGTGCGACCGGTGCCGCGCAACTCGGGGCCGCGCAGGCCCGGTTGAAGGGCGACCACCGCATCACCCTGATCACCGGCGACCGCGTCACCGTCGACGCGAAGGGCCGGGTCGCCGGTCTGGAGCCGGCAAAGGGCCGTGAACACATACCCGTTCAGGTCCGCAAGCTCGACGGGCACACGCTCGTCATACCCGTCGACGCGGACCGGCTGATCGCGTCCGGCAAGCTCGACCAGCGGCTCTTCGACGTCACCGAGCTGAACAAGTCGGCGGAGCGCGCCTCTCAGAAGGCCGGCCTGAAGGTCATCGTCGGCTACCAGGGCGCCGCCACCGCCACCAAGGCCGACGTCCGGGACGCGGGCAGGCTGCGCCAGTCCCTGAAGACCCTGAACGCCGACGCCGTGCAGACCCCGCGGCAGGACACCGCCGAGCTGTGGAAGGCCGTCACCAACGGCGACCAGTCGGCCGCCGGCATCGCGCACGTCTGGCTCGACGGCGTCCGCAAGGCCAGCCTCGACAAGTCCGTGCCGCAGATCGGCGCCCCGAAGGCGTGGGCGGCCGGCTACACCGGCAAGGGCGTCAAGATCGCCGTACTGGACACCGGAGTCGACGCCGACCACCCGGACCTGAAGACCCAGGTCATCGAGTCCAAGAACTTCTCCACCGCCGCCGACGCGAACGACCACTTCGGGCACGGCACGCACGTCGCGTCCATCGCCGCGGGCACCGGCGCGAAGTCGAACGGCAAGTACAAAGGTGTCGCGCCCGACGCGAAGATCCTCAACGGCAAGGTCCTCGACGACACCGGCTCCGGTGACGACTCCGGCATCCTCGCCGGCATGGAGTGGGCGGCCCAACAGGGCGCCGACATCGTCAACTTGAGCCTCGGCGGCCAGGACACCCCGGGCATCGACCCGTTGGAGGCGGAGGTCAACAAGCTCTCCACCGAGAAGGGGATCCTCTTCGCGATCGCCGCGGGCAACGAGGGCCCGCAGTCGATCGGTTCGCCCGGCAGCGCGGACGCGGCCATCACGGTCGGCGCGGTCGACGGCAACGACAAGCTCGCCGACTTCTCCTCCACCGGCCCGCGCGTCGGCGACGGCGCCATCAAGCCGGACGTCACCGCGCCGGGCGTCGACATCACCGCCGCCGCGGCCCCGGGCAGCGTCATCGACAAGGAGGTCGGCGAGAACCCGCCCGGCTACCTGACCATTTCGGGTACGTCGATGGCGACCCCGCATGTCGCCGGTGCCGCCGCCATCCTCAAGCAGGAGCACCCCACTTGGGGCTACGCCGAGCTGAAGGGCGCGCTCACCGGCTCCGCGAAGGGCGGCAACTACACGCCGTTCCAGCAGGGTTCGGGCCGTATCGCCGTCGACAAGGCCATCAAGCAGAGCGTCATCGCCGACCCGGTGTCGGAGAGCTTCGGCGTCCAGCAGTGGCCCCACACCGACGACACCCCGGTCACCAAGCAGGTCACCTACCGCAACCTCGGCACCACGGCCGTCACCCTCAAGCTCGCTGTGGCCGCCACCAACCCCAAGGGCCAGACGGCTCCTTCGGGCTTCTTCAAGCTCGCCAAGACCTCGGTGACCGTACCGGCCGGCGGCACCGCCTCGGTCGGCCTGACCGTCAACACCAAGCTGGGCGGCACGCTCGACGGCGCCTACTCCGCGTATGTGACGGCGACGGGCGGCGGGCAGAGCGTCCGTACGGCCGCGGCCGTGGTGCGCGAAGTCCAGTCCTACGACCTCACGTTGAAGTTCATCAACCGTGACGGCAGCCCCGCGAAGTACTACACGGCCACGGTGGCGGGCCTGTCCGGCCTCGGCGCCGGCGGCTACTTCTCCCCCTACGACGAGTCGGGCACCGTCAAGGTCCGTGTCCCCAAGGGCGGTTACGTCCTCGACACCGGGATCTTCGTGGACCCGGAGGACTTCACCAAGGGCGCCGACTGGATCGCCCAGCCCAAGCTGGACATCGCCAAGAACACCTCGGTCACGATCGACGCCCGCACCGCCAAGCCGGTCGACATCACGGTGCCGGACACCGGCGCCAAGTCGGCGTTCGCATCACCGGGTTACACGCTCATGACGGCGGACAGCGGCGCCTCCTTCGGCTGGTTCCTGGACACGTACGCCAACTTCCGCTCCGCGCACCTCGGTCCGCAGATCACCGACGGTTCGCTGTCCGAGCAGTGGGACGCGCACTTCACCAAGGGCACCGACGAGCAGTACGACACCACGACCGGCGGCAAGGTCAAGCAGCTCGCCACCGGCTTCACCAAGCACTACAAGGCGACTGAACTCGCCACGGTGAAGGCCCGCATGGGCGCCGCGGCGAGCGGCAAGACCGGCCTGCTCCTCGCCTTCGGCTATCTGCCCGACGTCTTCAGCTCCTCCGCCACCACCACCGCGCAGCCGCTGCCCGGCACCCGTGTGCTGCACGTCTCCACCACCGGCGGGGTGCAGTGGGAGCTGGACTTCGAGCAGGACGGCGCGCGCGGCCCGGACGGCTTCCCGGTCTCCGAGTCCTCCTACGTCTCGAACGACCTGGAGACCTTCAAGGCCGGCCGGACGTACACCCGGACCTTCAACACGGCGGTCTTCGGCCCGCACCTCGACGACGTCTACGGCGTGTACCGCGACGGCAACGAGATCTCCGGGATCGTGCCGCTGTTCGCCGACTCCGCGCAGCACGCGGGCTCGTCGCTGTTCACCTCGGTCAACACGACCCTGTACCGCAACGGCACGAAGGTGGGCTCCAACCAGGACCCGCTGCTCGGCCAGGAGGTGTTCAAGGTCCCGGCCGCCAACGCCTCGTACAAGCTGACCACTTCGGTGATCCGCAGCGTCAAGGTCGCCGCAGCCTCCACCCGGATCGACGCGAGCTGGACGTTCTCCTCGAAGAAGCCGTCCGGTGCCGACGTGGCCCAACTCCCCGTCTCCACGGCCCGCTTCAACGCGACGACGGGCCTGGACAGTCGCGTCGCGGCCGGCAAGAAGGCGACGATCCCGGTCACCGTCGAGGGCGCGGCAGCCGGCCGCAACCTCAAGTCCCTGGGCGTGTGGGTGTCGTACGACTACGGCCAGACCTGGAAGAAGGTCAACGTCGTCAACGGCAAGATCACCGTCACCAACCCGGCCAAGGGCAAGGCCATTTCGTTCCACGCGAAGATCGCCGACAAGAAGGGCAACAAGTCGACGATCTCGATCTACAACGCGTACTACGGCAAGTGA
- a CDS encoding ABC transporter ATP-binding protein yields the protein MYELRGVTKLYSRGKETVHALDGIDLTIGDGDRLVIQGPTGGGKSTLLQMIGALDRPTAGEIVLDGIDLAKLSEAKLTKVRSENIGFVFQSFNLIPTLTAQENVETALVPLGMKAKIRRERAAEALVSVGLGERANHLPGEMSGGQQQRVAIARALVKQPKVLLADEPTGNLDESMRDEIMDVLERMWKEHGLTFIMVTHDSAIAKKAPRLATIRKGKITVKENAGSK from the coding sequence ATGTACGAACTAAGAGGCGTCACCAAGCTCTACTCACGAGGCAAGGAAACCGTCCACGCCCTGGACGGCATCGACCTCACCATCGGCGACGGCGACCGCCTGGTCATCCAAGGCCCGACCGGCGGCGGCAAGTCCACCCTGCTCCAGATGATCGGCGCCCTGGACCGCCCCACCGCAGGCGAAATCGTCCTGGACGGCATCGACTTGGCGAAACTCTCCGAGGCCAAGCTCACCAAGGTCCGCAGCGAGAACATCGGCTTCGTGTTCCAGTCCTTCAACCTGATCCCGACGCTCACCGCCCAGGAGAACGTCGAGACCGCCCTCGTACCGCTCGGAATGAAGGCGAAGATCCGCCGCGAACGGGCCGCCGAGGCACTGGTCTCGGTCGGCCTGGGCGAGCGGGCCAACCACCTCCCCGGCGAGATGTCCGGAGGACAGCAGCAGCGCGTCGCCATCGCCCGCGCGCTCGTCAAGCAGCCCAAGGTGCTGCTCGCCGACGAGCCCACCGGAAACCTCGACGAGTCGATGCGCGACGAGATCATGGACGTACTGGAGCGCATGTGGAAGGAGCACGGGCTGACCTTCATCATGGTCACCCACGACTCCGCCATCGCGAAGAAGGCGCCGCGACTCGCCACCATCCGCAAGGGCAAGATCACGGTGAAGGAGAACGCCGGGTCGAAGTAA
- a CDS encoding helix-turn-helix domain-containing protein gives MARGKDIDGSMSVPTFYGKELRWKREEAGLSLEAFLKGIYYSKTYLSDIEHGERRMPLDLAQHADRVLGTDGFFERHCEDVRKARKGANAEYFADVLELEGHAREVEEWDPSLIPGPLQLPTYVRAVVLASHPTYSDEAVKEKIEARRKRAWLFEDQDAPESWLVLHEEILRNPILPPGDMAEQLAHIAEVARKHRRSIPQILLRNSGAHPFMMGTTRFLTFADAPPIMYTEGMYSGQLIDDPALVSQYSKAYGRLRAAALPPEASLKLIEQAAEDYRNGKHSDRLE, from the coding sequence GTGGCACGGGGCAAGGACATCGACGGGTCGATGAGCGTTCCGACCTTCTACGGCAAGGAGTTGAGGTGGAAGCGGGAGGAGGCGGGGCTGTCGTTGGAGGCGTTCCTGAAGGGCATCTACTACAGCAAGACGTACCTCAGCGACATCGAGCACGGTGAGCGAAGGATGCCGCTTGATCTGGCTCAGCATGCGGATCGGGTGTTGGGGACGGACGGGTTCTTCGAGCGGCATTGCGAGGATGTGCGGAAGGCGCGGAAGGGTGCCAACGCCGAGTACTTCGCCGATGTCCTGGAGTTGGAGGGGCACGCGAGAGAGGTCGAGGAGTGGGACCCGTCCCTGATTCCGGGCCCTCTCCAACTGCCGACATATGTCAGAGCCGTTGTCCTGGCGTCGCACCCGACGTACTCCGACGAGGCGGTGAAGGAGAAGATCGAGGCGCGGCGCAAGCGGGCTTGGCTCTTCGAGGATCAGGATGCACCCGAGAGCTGGCTCGTGCTCCACGAGGAGATCCTCAGGAACCCGATCCTCCCACCCGGCGATATGGCCGAACAACTCGCCCATATCGCAGAGGTGGCACGTAAGCACCGCCGGTCCATTCCGCAGATCCTTCTGCGGAACTCAGGAGCGCACCCCTTCATGATGGGCACGACCAGGTTCCTGACCTTTGCTGACGCCCCGCCGATCATGTACACGGAGGGGATGTACAGCGGCCAGTTGATCGATGATCCGGCGCTCGTGAGCCAGTACTCGAAGGCGTACGGTCGACTCAGGGCCGCCGCGCTCCCACCCGAGGCATCCCTGAAGCTCATCGAGCAAGCAGCAGAGGACTACCGAAATGGCAAACACTCGGATCGACTTGAGTGA
- a CDS encoding helix-turn-helix domain-containing protein, which produces MDEQPESAPAPLDPGRHLDRRAELSEFLRTRRARLKPEDVGLPDFGRHRRVPGLRREELAQLAGVSVAYYTRLEQGNGRNVSAEVLDAIARALRLSDAESSHLTHLAKPKQHKKKQPTPTQHVRPPLRQLLDAIDTVPAYISGRRSDILVWNRMAAAVFGDWSELPPQERNWARLVFLRPEYRELYVDWEQKATDIVSMLRMDAGCHPDDPRLSALVGELSVKSEEFRRLWATHDVKEKTYGVKRLHHPLVGDLTLHFEGFRLSDSSEQTLITYHAEPGSPSADALRLLASWGTDATRAGASAQRPDLTP; this is translated from the coding sequence ATGGACGAACAGCCCGAATCCGCCCCCGCGCCCCTGGACCCCGGCCGGCACCTGGACCGACGTGCCGAGCTGAGCGAGTTCCTGCGCACCCGGCGGGCCCGGCTGAAGCCGGAGGACGTCGGGCTGCCGGACTTCGGGCGGCACCGCAGGGTCCCCGGGCTGCGCCGCGAGGAGCTGGCGCAGCTGGCCGGGGTCTCGGTGGCGTACTACACCCGCCTGGAGCAGGGCAACGGCCGGAACGTGTCGGCCGAGGTCCTCGATGCGATCGCCCGCGCCCTGCGCCTCTCCGACGCCGAGTCCTCGCACCTCACCCACCTCGCGAAGCCGAAGCAGCACAAGAAGAAGCAGCCGACCCCCACCCAGCACGTGCGGCCTCCGCTACGGCAGCTGCTCGACGCGATCGACACGGTGCCGGCGTACATCTCGGGCCGCCGCTCGGACATCCTCGTCTGGAACCGGATGGCCGCGGCCGTCTTCGGCGACTGGTCGGAGCTGCCGCCGCAGGAGCGGAACTGGGCGCGGCTGGTGTTCCTGCGCCCCGAGTACCGCGAGCTGTACGTGGACTGGGAGCAGAAGGCCACGGACATCGTCAGCATGCTCCGCATGGACGCGGGCTGCCATCCGGACGACCCGCGTCTGTCCGCGCTGGTCGGCGAACTCTCCGTCAAGAGCGAGGAGTTCAGGCGCCTGTGGGCGACCCACGACGTCAAGGAGAAGACCTACGGCGTCAAGCGCCTCCACCACCCCCTGGTCGGCGACCTCACCCTCCACTTCGAGGGCTTCCGCCTCAGCGACAGCTCCGAGCAGACCCTGATCACCTACCACGCGGAGCCGGGCTCTCCATCGGCCGACGCCCTGCGCCTGCTGGCGAGCTGGGGCACGGACGCGACCCGGGCGGGGGCGTCGGCCCAGCGCCCCGACCTCACTCCGTGA
- a CDS encoding ATP-binding protein: MTLELRLLATPKAVPELRHHLRNHPYDVRLCATELVTNVIDHVGEGTPVTVRVLGTDDGRTRIEVTDPDSRALPLLLRAASTDEHGRGMALLDALARRWGVEQGADRKTVWCEVEGLNSLAERGC, translated from the coding sequence GTGACCCTCGAACTCCGCCTGCTCGCCACCCCGAAGGCCGTACCGGAACTGCGCCATCACCTCCGCAACCACCCCTACGACGTCCGCCTCTGCGCCACGGAGTTGGTGACGAACGTGATCGACCACGTCGGCGAGGGAACTCCGGTGACCGTCAGAGTCCTGGGCACGGATGACGGCCGCACGCGCATCGAGGTCACCGACCCGGATTCGAGGGCGTTGCCACTGCTGCTCCGGGCGGCCTCGACGGACGAACACGGTCGGGGGATGGCGTTGCTTGACGCGTTGGCGCGGAGGTGGGGTGTGGAGCAGGGGGCGGATCGCAAGACGGTGTGGTGCGAGGTGGAGGGACTCAACAGCCTTGCCGAACGGGGTTGTTGA
- a CDS encoding DUF397 domain-containing protein: MANTRIDLSDGLWFKSSYSNGDGGHCVEIASDFPGAALWRKSSYSNESGGNCVEVAHNLPGLVPVRDSKAVPHGPALILAASAWAPFVAALKTRR, from the coding sequence ATGGCAAACACTCGGATCGACTTGAGTGACGGGCTCTGGTTCAAGAGCAGCTACAGCAATGGCGACGGCGGCCACTGCGTAGAGATCGCCAGCGACTTCCCCGGCGCCGCCCTCTGGCGCAAGTCGAGCTACAGCAACGAAAGCGGCGGTAACTGCGTCGAGGTTGCCCACAACCTCCCCGGCCTCGTCCCCGTCCGCGACTCCAAGGCGGTCCCCCACGGCCCCGCCCTGATCCTCGCCGCCTCCGCCTGGGCGCCCTTCGTCGCCGCCCTGAAGACCCGCCGCTGA
- a CDS encoding DUF6817 domain-containing protein has protein sequence MAPAEQHHLTGKGRAAIKAFLCDRGADGMPHPGGTLLAHLERVEGLLAGWGADAVVQTAGLCHATYGTDGFAPALLPLSERATLVALVGERAEALVYLYAGCDRGAVYPRVDGTTEFAFRDRFTGRELSPPADQLRAFLEITAANELDVLAHNPELTERYGPALHALLTRAGTLLSPAAREAVARQLA, from the coding sequence ATGGCACCAGCCGAGCAGCACCACCTGACGGGCAAGGGACGCGCGGCGATCAAGGCGTTTCTGTGCGACCGGGGTGCCGATGGGATGCCCCATCCCGGTGGCACGTTGCTGGCCCATCTGGAGCGTGTTGAGGGTCTGTTGGCGGGCTGGGGAGCGGATGCCGTCGTCCAGACCGCGGGGCTGTGTCACGCGACGTACGGTACGGACGGCTTCGCACCGGCGCTGCTGCCCCTCTCCGAGCGGGCCACGCTCGTCGCGCTGGTCGGTGAACGGGCGGAGGCGTTGGTCTATCTCTACGCCGGCTGCGACCGCGGCGCGGTCTACCCTCGCGTCGACGGCACCACGGAGTTCGCGTTCCGGGACCGCTTCACCGGCCGGGAACTCAGCCCACCCGCCGACCAGTTGCGAGCGTTCCTGGAAATCACCGCCGCCAACGAACTCGACGTACTGGCACACAACCCGGAACTGACCGAGCGCTACGGCCCAGCCCTGCACGCCCTCCTCACCCGCGCGGGCACCCTGCTCTCCCCCGCCGCCCGCGAGGCCGTGGCCCGGCAACTGGCCTGA
- a CDS encoding ABC transporter permease: MFFTYLRRELRRRRKAALVVASGLALGIALVIVVNSVSSGMGKAQDKVLQSLYGLGTDMTVTKAATPTASGSQQPRFQFDANNNGDSKTQSSDRVMVQGFTTLASTTVTKVAGQKGVSDAVGGLSLNVVKVDGQFTRGQFQQNQGSGTGGGNRGGGTGAPQGSVTGGGANFNINSYSVYGTDVTKPALGPLTSSKITSGRTFTTAEANSKVVVADSAYAKTKKLKVGSTVTIKSVKYKVIGIATATSGDAAANLYIPLTQAQTLSGDKNKVTTIYVKASDSKQISAVKKTIQGNVSGTTVTTSADLADTVSGSLSTASSLATSVGKWLSIAVLIAAFLVAGLLTSSAVSRRVREFGTLKALGWKSGRVTRQVVGEAVVNGLVGGVLGIALGLAGAYVVTAISPTLSASLGSTGGGGGGGAGGPGGGGGGGFGGGGRQAAAKTLDVALTAPVNATTIALAVGLAVAGGLIAGAFGGWRASRLRPADALRRVE; this comes from the coding sequence ATGTTCTTCACCTACCTGAGGCGCGAGTTGCGCCGCCGCAGAAAAGCGGCCCTCGTCGTCGCCTCCGGCCTCGCACTGGGCATTGCGCTGGTCATCGTGGTCAACTCCGTGTCCTCCGGCATGGGGAAGGCCCAGGACAAGGTCCTCCAGTCGCTGTACGGACTCGGTACGGACATGACCGTCACCAAGGCGGCCACGCCCACCGCGAGCGGCTCGCAGCAGCCGCGGTTCCAGTTCGACGCCAACAACAACGGCGACAGCAAGACGCAGAGCAGCGACCGCGTCATGGTCCAGGGCTTCACCACCCTGGCCTCCACCACCGTCACCAAGGTGGCGGGGCAGAAGGGTGTCTCCGACGCCGTCGGCGGGCTCAGCCTCAACGTCGTCAAGGTCGACGGGCAGTTCACCCGCGGCCAGTTCCAGCAGAACCAGGGGAGCGGTACCGGGGGCGGCAACCGCGGTGGCGGCACCGGCGCACCCCAGGGCTCGGTCACCGGTGGTGGCGCCAACTTCAACATCAACTCGTACTCGGTCTACGGCACGGACGTCACCAAGCCCGCGCTCGGCCCGCTGACCTCCTCGAAGATCACCAGCGGCCGTACCTTCACCACCGCCGAGGCCAACTCCAAGGTCGTCGTCGCCGACTCGGCGTACGCCAAGACGAAGAAGCTCAAGGTCGGTTCGACCGTCACCATCAAGAGCGTCAAGTACAAGGTCATCGGTATCGCCACCGCGACCAGCGGTGACGCGGCGGCCAACCTGTACATCCCGCTGACGCAGGCGCAGACCCTGAGCGGTGACAAGAACAAGGTCACCACGATCTACGTCAAGGCGTCCGACTCCAAGCAGATCTCGGCCGTCAAGAAGACCATTCAGGGCAATGTCTCGGGTACGACGGTCACCACGTCCGCCGACTTGGCCGACACCGTCTCCGGGTCCCTGTCCACCGCCTCCTCCCTCGCCACCAGCGTCGGCAAGTGGCTGTCGATCGCGGTCCTGATCGCCGCGTTCCTGGTCGCCGGGCTGCTCACCTCCTCCGCGGTCTCGCGCCGGGTGCGCGAGTTCGGCACGCTGAAGGCGCTCGGCTGGAAGTCCGGCCGGGTGACCCGGCAGGTGGTCGGCGAGGCCGTCGTCAACGGTCTGGTCGGCGGTGTCCTCGGTATCGCGCTCGGCCTGGCGGGCGCGTACGTCGTGACCGCGATCAGCCCGACCCTGTCGGCGTCCCTCGGCAGCACGGGCGGCGGCGGTGGCGGTGGAGCGGGTGGCCCCGGCGGCGGTGGCGGCGGTGGCTTCGGCGGCGGCGGCCGACAGGCCGCGGCCAAGACCCTCGACGTCGCGCTCACCGCGCCCGTCAACGCCACCACCATCGCCCTCGCGGTAGGCCTCGCCGTGGCCGGCGGCCTGATCGCCGGCGCCTTCGGCGGCTGGCGAGCGTCCCGACTCCGCCCGGCGGACGCCCTGCGCAGAGTCGAGTAG
- a CDS encoding L,D-transpeptidase, with the protein MTDSKRRKGLVAASALLGGVLVLTACSGSDDKSSGSDSSQSSQSKADEAAAKKSSEAQIKITPADGSDNASINNSATVKVSKGTLTAVTMTTADGKAVAGTIAADKLSWKPSAQLDRSTTYKVAATAKDSAGLAAHENASFTTVSPANSFIGNFTPEDGSTVGVGMPVSINFNKAITNKAAVQKGITVTSTGGQEVVCHWFNTQRMDCRPDEYWKENSTVTLKLALDGVEGASGVYGVQQKTVTFHIGRNQVSYVDAKTKQMKVEQDGKVVKTIPISAGSPEHTTYNGQMVMSEKFTQTRMNGATVGFTDDDGKGEYDIKDVPHAIRLTSSGTFIHGNYWGSPSVFGSVNTSHGCVGLQDVKGAGDKNMPAAWFYNNSMVGDVVVISNTGDKTVSPDNGLNGWNMDWAQWKAGSAV; encoded by the coding sequence ATGACGGACAGTAAGCGGCGCAAGGGTCTTGTGGCCGCGTCCGCACTGCTCGGCGGTGTGCTCGTGCTCACGGCGTGTTCCGGCAGCGACGACAAGTCGTCCGGGAGCGATTCGAGCCAGAGCTCGCAGTCCAAGGCCGACGAGGCGGCCGCGAAGAAGTCCTCCGAGGCGCAGATCAAGATCACGCCGGCGGACGGCTCGGACAACGCCTCCATCAACAACTCGGCCACGGTGAAGGTCAGCAAGGGCACGCTCACGGCCGTGACGATGACGACCGCGGACGGCAAGGCCGTCGCGGGCACCATCGCCGCCGACAAGCTCAGCTGGAAGCCCAGCGCGCAGCTGGACCGCTCGACCACGTACAAGGTCGCGGCCACCGCGAAGGACTCCGCCGGGCTCGCCGCCCACGAGAACGCCTCCTTCACCACGGTCTCCCCGGCCAACAGCTTCATAGGGAACTTCACGCCCGAGGACGGTTCGACGGTCGGCGTCGGCATGCCGGTGTCGATCAACTTCAACAAGGCGATCACCAACAAGGCCGCCGTCCAGAAGGGCATCACGGTCACCTCCACCGGCGGCCAGGAAGTCGTCTGCCACTGGTTCAACACCCAGCGCATGGACTGCCGCCCGGACGAGTACTGGAAGGAGAACTCCACCGTCACGCTGAAGCTCGCGCTCGACGGCGTGGAGGGCGCCTCCGGGGTCTACGGCGTGCAGCAGAAGACGGTCACCTTCCACATCGGCCGCAACCAGGTCTCGTACGTCGACGCGAAGACCAAGCAGATGAAGGTCGAGCAGGACGGCAAGGTCGTCAAGACGATCCCGATCTCGGCCGGGTCCCCCGAACACACCACGTACAACGGCCAGATGGTCATGTCCGAGAAGTTCACGCAGACCCGTATGAACGGCGCGACGGTCGGTTTCACGGACGACGACGGCAAGGGCGAGTACGACATCAAGGACGTCCCCCACGCCATCCGCCTGACCAGCTCCGGCACGTTCATCCACGGCAACTACTGGGGCTCGCCCTCGGTGTTCGGCAGCGTCAACACCAGCCACGGTTGCGTGGGCCTCCAGGACGTGAAGGGCGCGGGCGACAAGAACATGCCGGCGGCCTGGTTCTACAACAACTCGATGGTCGGCGACGTGGTCGTCATCTCCAACACGGGTGACAAGACGGTGTCTCCGGACAACGGCCTCAACGGCTGGAACATGGACTGGGCGCAGTGGAAGGCGGGGTCGGCGGTCTGA
- a CDS encoding LAETG motif-containing sortase-dependent surface protein, which yields MLTATAAGTLLGALWFVPSANATVTDQARVETSATPTSQVTQQARVTSTAVTATAHDTQLADTGSPNTTPYIVGGTVFLGLGAGFVAYSVRRERLGF from the coding sequence ATGCTGACCGCCACCGCCGCGGGCACCCTGCTGGGCGCCCTCTGGTTCGTCCCCTCCGCCAACGCGACGGTGACCGACCAGGCCAGAGTGGAGACTTCGGCGACCCCGACTTCCCAGGTCACCCAGCAGGCCCGGGTCACCTCGACGGCCGTCACCGCCACCGCCCACGACACCCAACTCGCCGACACCGGCAGCCCGAACACCACGCCGTACATCGTCGGCGGCACGGTGTTCCTCGGCCTCGGCGCCGGTTTCGTGGCCTATTCGGTACGACGGGAACGCCTCGGCTTTTAA